In Silene latifolia isolate original U9 population chromosome 6, ASM4854445v1, whole genome shotgun sequence, the genomic window aaaaaatttacaAAATTATATTTAAAGAATAACTCTAATCAATGAATTTTAAAGTTTATATATACAATATAAACGATTCATTTTTTGCTTGATAATAtaacataataaataaaaatcaACATTTTTTCTTTAGATCAATATTTGagaaaacataaaataaaataacaggacaaaattaatttttttggTTGATAAAATcatagaaaaaataaaaaattaaatcacattctctgcaaaaaaaaaaaataaaaaaaaaaaaatctccaaTCCATAAAATCAAACAAGTTCAAAATATCATGTAAAGAATCATTCATAATAAATCACAATTGTTAACACATGGTTATCACTTATCATAAATTCTTATGTAAGAATTACAATTATTTTAATAACTCCATATTTTAAATTTATAGTTGCTCTCTCCGACTCCAAaagttatttatatttttattttttgcttAAAGTTTTAAATCACTGAATACTTGCCCGTCTTAGATAATGATTTGTGTAAGACGATAGCTATTACTATTTACGAGATGGTTTTATTCCGTGAGACGGTTTCAATGTCAAAAATACAAATTGTTTATTAGTATTCgatgaatattttttttataaaaatgaacCGTCTCACAGTATAAAACCACCTTATTCTAAAATTTGTCGTCATGTTTGTTATTTAGTAAAAAAAACAATTTAGCTAATATAGACTAAATAACAAATGAATTATATATAAATACAGATGACAAGTGATGAGGACGGAAAGAGTAGTAGTTTCATAAATCAAACTCATGCTATAGTCGTATGAGCTTTTATAACAGTGAGATTGTCGGCCAAATTGTAATTTGACCATATTACGATCATTCGTTCCCATATTATCGAGATAATATGTTTTTATTTATTGCATTGAAATTTGACCAGATTACGATCATTTGTCTTAAATTCAAGAAGGTTAAATATCACCTTAATGGACATATAAGacaaataaaaatattttatttttcacaATGCATTCTACTTTTGTTTTCTTCATCCTATATAAGTACATTTAACTCGTTCAATCTTAAAACAGATTGGTGTTGTACTCCCTTCGTACGAGACCAATagtaacacttacctaatacggctgtaccacaccaatggtaatattccttatttggcccacaacattaccaaattatccttatacccatttgatatttacataaaataCACTACATACTTCacctaccaactcacaattaaacccacaattacatacctcacctattttcttccctctttaccccttattttaccctcttttcttaaaaaccccATTTTTTACCATATTATCACTTGTATGGTACAAAGGGAgtattaaacaagaatttgtgtcaAATAAAATAAGTAAACGAATGATCTAGGAAATACTAACTAGTTGGGCCAAGCAAGCATAGAAGCCCGGTTAAGGCTatgtttggcaaaactacctgaaaagtTATTTGAAACTCGAAAAGTTATTTGAAACTCGAAAAAGAATAAAATCGAAAAACTAATCGAAACCGAAAAGGTAATCGATAAGGaatgaaaattaggagctgataaagtacctaattatataaaaatgtgtttgacaaactagctgaaaggtagctgattttggtaaaatgacgtaaaaggatatgaaaattatttaatattatagatcaAAGGGGTATAAAATGGAatataagtcatttcaggtatcTGATTTCTGAAATGCTAtctgaggtagcatttcatttcaggtacctttattgatcaaataagctacttgccaaacacttgcaaaaaaatcaggtaggtGAAATTTTGGTGAAATAaactactttggtcaaataagctacctaaaGTGTTGTGCCAAACGGAGCCTATGTTAACAATCCAAATATGAAGAGAAAATGACGGTAATACCCTCCACCAAATCCTATATTAATCTGTTGAAAACATGAACAACCTGAAGATCTAAAAATCGAAGGAGATGGACGAAAAGACGAGGGAAATGCTTAAAAAGTAAGTCGTGTTATTCATTCTTATCATCGTCTTACTTTAATAAGATTGTAAGACCGATCCAAGTACCCAACTTTCCATTAAAATGTATTGTCAATGTGTTATGACATTATTTATACGAAGTAATTTATAGACCCGTCTTacataataatactcgtaattgTGTAAGACGTTTTTACATGAAAATactgtaattgattatttaatgtTTTACAATTGTTTTTTTTAATGCAGCTTGCGGTGTCCCCCTACAAAAATAATCGACTCACCCCCTAATGAAGGGTTAGTATTTACAATTTTTTTAATCTGTGGTGATTGTTTAAATTTTACTCAACCATTGTTTTAATTTTACTCAACCATTGTgttttaatcaattttttttcAGGAATAGTCCAAATTCCACTGCTGAATGTGATCCCAGGTTCGTGTTTCACACTCTTCTTGTCGTTGTCGTTGTAGAAATTGAGCAGAATTGGATGTATGACAATTATTCGGAtaattgttcttgttcttgttcttgttgttgttgtcgttgtcgttgttTTAAATTGTTTACCACGGCCGTCTACTAGCAAGTTCGTTCAGTTTTTTGGGGTCTAATTTAGTACTGCTTCCGTGCCGGTCAAttgttgttatttggttttggtacaaagaccaagaaaagaggaagatGTCAGTTATCAAATGACAGTAGAACAAATCAagggtgaatgatcaaattgttcatcaagttcatttttaaaatagaaagggCAACACCTCATATGGAAAAGGACAAAGAATGACCGCGACAGAGGGAGTAGCTAAaaatgtatttgacccgtcttaactCTTAAGGGTTGAGACGGATACTTCCATCTTAATCAAGTTCTTGTGTTTTTAGAATTAGTCCTCTCAAGTTTATTAGACGGCCTTTTAACTAGATTGGTATGTAATTGTATGGTAACAAAGTGAATATTGAGAATTGTCTGGATATTTCAGAACGAATAGTATTTCTTACCCGTAAAAGTCTAAGGATTATCTGAATTCTTGATTCACTTGTTATTTAACATCGTTATAGTGGACACAGTACCACATAGGTCTAAGCGTAGTGGTTAATATTGTAATGGCCTTATGCCTCATTCAATACcataaaaaaaacgagattttggACAGAGTAGAGCTAATTAGTCCTTACTAAAAGGCAGACCGTATAGGATGGCGTCCCCGCAAGGTGAGAGTCCGGGGAAAGGTCCCACAATAAGGGTGTAACTTGTTATTTTTCTCCTAATACCTAATTAGCCACTAACCATCTCCAAAGATGAGAAATACAAGATAGATTAATTCTGTTGTGATTGTAGGAAGTATTAGAAGCATGAgataaaagtttttttttttgggcagcTGTAAAGATTAAAAGGTCAGACGATAATAAATTTGAGCAATGTCAGGTTCGTGTTGGCGAATTTAAGTTATAAACTCTGATCCACCGGCCATTTGACATGAACATCGACGGGCATGTAATTGTACCGTTCTTAATGTGTCTCGGTATTGGTTTTCTATTTTCTATAGCTAAAGAAATTACGGACAAGCTTGCCAATACTAAAGTGCTTGAAAATCCCATTATGTTTTAATCTCAAGTTCATTAGTTTTTGTAGTAGTTTCTATATGATCTTTTATTACCAGTTCTTTTCCGGATAAACGTTTGCAGAGTGAACTCATACATCACACATGAGCAAGCAGGATGCGATCTAGAGGAGTTGAAGAAAACTTTTTGGCAAGAGTCAGCTCGTGTAGCTTTGCAGCATTATTACGAGAAACAGGTTGGCTACTTTTTCTTTTTTCCGTTTAATCGTCTCATTAGGCATTTGTGTGTTTCTTTGCTTATATACATTAATTGATGTTtctgtttttaattttttaaaggGCATTAAGCTAGAGCTGTTCGGAGAGGTGTCTACTGGTCCTATTTTCATAAAAGGCTTCTCTTGTTTCCATCTCGACTTTCAAGCCAAACCCGAAGACGATGGTGggttttcaccaaaaaaaatgtttgctgaagtattcTGGTCCAACAAACGTGAAGCTAAAGTCACCTTTTGTGGCATCATGGATCCAAGTGATCCAGGTAAATTGTGTTCTTAATTAGATTGTTTTTACGCTTTTTCTGTTCCGTGTGTTTCTAAGACGAACTTAAAATTATTCGACACTTGGTTGAATATATGATTCCGATTGGCTAGTTTACATGGTTGTTGGCTTAACATGACGTGTTCTTCCTTCATTTGGCAAGGAAACATCTTTGGGAGTTTGCATTCTCCGTTGTCCCATTTTCGTCCCCATCTTATATCCAAAATCCACTAGTAGTTTCCATTTGACACATAGGCACTTGGGTAATACTAACGACTCCACTTTTAAATGTCTTGATAAGTTAGCCTTATTTGTATTTTGGCAAATTTTCATTTAAGATGGATATCCGTCTTAAGATGGATCAAAACTCAAAAGTTGTCAAGACAAGATGTTGTATTTTTGACTTGTCATGGTGTGTGTTGTTTCTTTCTATCTTGCCTTCCTCTGTCTCGGTTGTATGTATAAATTAGACAATTTTTATGAATGGTTTTCTTATTCGATTGTTTTATACTCCGTACCACTCTTATTAGAGTGGGTTGAAATAAAGTTCTCTTGTGATACAAAAGTTCTTAAACTTATAAGATTATATCGGTTAATTTACAGAATTGTTGAAGGGATGCCGCCATTGCGGCAAGAAAGTGCTTCATCCTCCGGGTATGAAGTTTTTCAAGCCCGCTAAAGCTTTTGGTTTAGGTGCTTCTCATGGTTGATCCGGCATTATGTTTAAGTTCAACTTAAAACATGACATTATCGTGTTTAATTACTCGTACAAGTGACTGGTATGTACTGAAGTTTGACATGGTTTCGAGCATAACTTCGTCTTAGACACTGCATTATGTAATAAGCCGATAATTTAGAGTTTGGTTATCTTCACTTCACAAAGAATGTGTGTCTTTGACGTAGgcttgatttttcttttttacaaTTTTGGATCCGGCCACCGATCATCGTTCAAGGATTATAGGCTTATTGCCAAAAGTCGCTTCGTGATTCAGCGGCTTCAAGGCCAATACTCAGACCTTGCAAAAGTAacccgacccgagacccgaaaacctgaattgacccgacccgactcgaACATGACCCGAGTTTTCTGGACTCTAAAACTAAcacgacccgaaaatgacccgatccgaaaccaccaaacccgaaaatgacccgacaaaaatataactctaattgaaccaaaaatatttgaaatgtctatttctctattattcattgacttgaaaatgacccgacccaaaacaacccgacccgcgtgacccgaaacagaccgacaacaaacccgaaaccCGAAACTCGAAAAGACCCGTCCCGAATTAACCTGAACTCAACGAGAGACCCAaacagacccgacccgaattggTCTGACCCGAACCCGACGCGTTGACCCGTTTCGCCAGGTCTACCAATACTCCCTTGACAATTTTGGGCTAGTATTTTGAAAAATCAGCAATCGGTTTGATTACGAGATCACCTACAAAACTTGGGTTCTGCACTTCTCCGTGTTCCATATCGGTTCACTAGTACCATTCCAATATGAAGTTAAAGCAAATAACAACAGCAagcagtggtggagctagggagAGGCTAGCAGGGGTGACGGTCCCCGCTGCCatttgaaaatttcgaaatttttaattaaaatttacgaATTTTTTCGAGACCCATTATAATATTACTTCTTTATCACCGCTGAAAATTTTCGCCCCTACTTAATTAAAATCTTGGCTCCGTCAGTGACAGCATATCATACTCATACGCTCCATGGATTCGATCACATTGATCAAAGCTAGTAAAAGAACAATATTTATATAGGACGGTCTCACAAAAATTCATTATAATCTTTGAAAATACTTATAGTATTTACGTTTAAAGTTTCGGAGGCTTTTATCTTTCACCTTTTTTTATCCATAAAATTGCATGCTTAAGGTTTATTCATTGAAGAATATCATTCACATTTTACTAACTAGATTTCAAGAGCGTTTTAAAGTTTTAGAGGGTTTTATCTTTCACCTTTTTTTAACTTATCGTAACTATCTAAATTTAATTTGTCTTTCCTTATTTTTCTTATGCAAATatataaaaacaacaaaaaacccCGTAATGTCGATTAAAAGTCACATATATGAGTATATGACCCACaaatatccatcacctacattaTAACGCATCCACCATATTATTGTAACGCTTCCCAAATAAAATACTCAAAGGCAAACTactcaagcaaacaaataaactaaagaagaagaaaaaaacaaAGTTTATCCAAACTTAGGAAGAGTTAGCACAACAATAGCAACACACTTCTCTCACAATCTCACTTCCCTTTTCAACTAACTTTCCTCAACTTCATCACCCAATAAACATAAAAGATACCCTTAAATATTGAGTATATATGTGGTCTTTCTACATATCCCTATACAGCTTTTACACTTGAGTGAAATtaatattaaaacaataattatTGCGTGAAACGGTCTCATAGACTGTCAACAATGTAAAAAGACAACTATAGTACTGCATTCATTAGTAATAAATGAATAATTTCTTTACAGAAACAAATCGTCTCATAATATGAGACCGTCCTACTCTTTAATTTTGTAGAGGATGTGTGACTCAAGTTACTTCTTTTTGACCATAAAGCCCGTTCTATATTTTTTCCTGATGTCAAATGTTAATTAAACATGAAATAATGTTATTAATCTTATAGTTATTCATTACCATCAtgataatattttttttataaaataattaaataaaccaTCTTCAcagtataaaaccgtcttattttataatttgtgttattttaTCCTTACCTACAATTGTCATGTTGTTAACAATCAATTATGGTCCTACTGAATTACACAGAACACATATGTATGTTCAATTGTTCAACATTAAATGTACATCAATTAATTAAGACCCATGCATTGTAACATCAACCCGAGGAGTTTAAAATTTTACCACAACATTTTGACTTAAAATCCAAACAATTTGgaataaataatacggagtacacGACTAGTAATATACAGTGTAGTTTAAACTCTATTTCATTCGTCTATCTTCGTCAATTAAATTTAGATGAATATTACCGTCTTAAACATGAATTTGCACCCTAAAATAGAACAATAAACCAAACCAGTCAGCCGGGAATATAGCAATGGTAAGAACTAAGAAGTCATTTAATTCTGTAATACCAAACCTTCTATATTCATTTATGGTAGCACTATTTTGCAAAAACATTATGCTCAACTGTAAAATCAGGCAAAAGAAAAACAATTCTACGAGTATTGAGTATTTGAGTATATCATTGATCGAATTAAATCTACATTTCCGCACAAAAATTACCCAAATTATCTATGCATTTTGAGTGTGCGTTCACTCAGGAACGGTTCTAAAAGATATTCAAGTCAGCCGACGCCAAATTATTTTGGGATCAAGCCtctatgtttttgttgttgttgcaaTGTAAAGACTAACGAGCGAATTAGTCACTGTTGTTAAAAATTGACAACATACGCAAAATATTATGACGAGAGGATTAGTCACTATTGTTCGACTTAAAACTGAACATTGTGACGGAAAATAATGACGATTTAATTCCCGGACAACCAACCAAACAAGTCATGAATTTCATCAGCGAGTCGATTCGCATCGTCAACCTCGTAACCACCTCCATTCCCCGTGTTCACCTCCACCGTAGACCTCCTACTACTCCCGGTAAAAAACATCCTTCCCGAACCTCTAAACGACGCCGTTCTTGGATACAACGAATACGACAAATAATCCTTCAACCAACCTCCGTCACGTGACCCTACCTCAGCAGCGAGAGCTTCTTGTTGCTCCTCCATCACCTCCGTCTCTTTATAGTAATCCGTCATCGGAGTTCCGACTTCCACGACCACGTCATCCTCGCCAGCAATGACGTAATCAAATGAATTTCCGATAGAAAACGTCCGGTGTATCTCGCCGGAGACGGTGGATGTCGTACGATTGCTGACGTTGCCAATTTCGACGCGGAAGCTTCCAGAACGTTGACCGGAGATTTTTCCGATGACGTCAATTTCCGACAAGATTACCGGCGACCGGCATAACGGACACGTGAGGTTCGACCTAAGCCACGTGTCGATACACTCAGCATGAAACGCGTGACAACACATTGGAAGAAGGCGTAAAACGTCGTCGTTTTCGAATTTCGATAAACACACGGCACAATCGCCGGCGCGTTGATTATTATAAGTAAAAAGCGGGAGAGCGTTGATAATCGGTGATACTCGCCGGAGTGATTGTTCCGACGCGGTGGAGAGAGAATGTCGGAATACAGCGCCGCCGTCGGCGGTGGTATCGGTGGTGGTGGAGGAGCGGTTGCGGCGGAGGAAGCGGAGGAGGAGGTAAAGAGAGGCGGAGAGGATGACGGCAATTGCGAGGATTAGCACAGTAATTAAAATGCTAGAGTTTACGTCTTTTGACGACGAAGATGACGACGACGATGAGACGGATGATTGTTGAGGGAatgtggttgcggtggtggtggtggttgtggtgtcgAGTTTTCGGCGAGTCATTTTTATTAGAGAGGAAATTaaggttttagagagaaaatcgagttaagtgtgttttttgtgTGTGGATTGTGTAAGAGGGTTTTGTAAAATAGGAGGGTGTTTCATAAATTATACTCGCACGTATTTGTATTCGTATTTGTAATACGTATATTAAAACGAAATTCTAACCCTAAAATCTTGAACATTTTAATTTATTTCCcaaaataataatattatgtATATCTGTATATTCTGATAATATAGACcaattttcttattttcaaattAATGGAATTTTCAAAGAGGGTATTTTAGGAAATAAAGAATATTGAGTATGTTATTATAATATACCGTACATATATAACCGATATaagatatacggagtattattttatgGAAAAAATTGTTATTTTTGAAATGAGGTAAGGTATTATAAATAACTGTCATATCTTTATGTAATATTACATGATTATGATTATCAAAAACAATACATTaccttttctaaaaaaaaaaaaaaaaaaaaaaaatacattacCTGACTTAGCTTCTATGAGTTTTATCATAAAATATATCACGGCGTTGATTTTTATAGGAAGTATTTTTTATTAAACTTACTAGGGAAAATAATTAACATTTTTCTCTGTAATAATGAACAATggttattgttccgggtgtaattccagagcaactattgttaccacccgtggcttctAGAATtatgtcttgagttggatccttcttgtctttatcgttccactcggcctctcctgcaacaatgaacgaactgagggcttggctttgtgccaagcgtactcactccgacgctcaagtcagtaaacttagaggggtaagttgttgttacttggctaaggatgtattgtagagagataaggaagatattaccagatgaatagtgattcttaggttaatttatcgatcctttcctcaatgaaggttgaggagtatttatagactttcaccttttgtcacgtagtggccaagtggccaagtggctagcaggtggaaagaccgttctaccctcggtcgATGGACcaatggcaggccggccgagggtcttggatatgagtacgcggatatgtgacCCTACCGGCTAGTTGCCggccgagaccagtgacagccgatgggttgcatcggctaggctgtctaagtcgttgactttgctgtggatatccttgaccttgctcaatgtgttgacttggtcagcggtgcagaatatgccccatcagttatTTCAGAATCGAGGATTTCATGCCCTAATCCATTATCGTCTGAATATATGAGTCTATTAAACTTGACTCTAATATAAGGGGTAAATAATTAAAATGAGATACTATATATTATGTATGATGtatttatggttaaaatttttaTTAACTACAGGTACATTGTAATTCAAAGAACATGTCCTTAAAATAAAGTCGTCGAAAACTTAACTAATCAATATTAAAGATCGGGTATGACCTCGATAGAGAATACTCTCGAGTCCCGATCACCACCGGAAAAACATGACAACTTAAAAGACTTAGTCCATGTTCAGCTTTTCAACAAATAGGtattgaactgaactaaactgaactggaCAAAACTGAGTTGAGTTGAATGAAACTGAATTGCGAGTTATTAATTTGTGAAAAAacctgaactgagctgaactcAATAAAACCGAACTGAATAGAATTGACTAGTTGAGTTGAACTGAATTAGTTGAAACTAAGGCACCAAAAACATGGaattaatttgattttaatgtCTTAAATTGGCACAAATAAGACCATACAACCTGTTGTACAGTAGCATTGTACAACAGGGTCACATATTATATATACTATCTAAatccaattaaaaaaaaaaattgacgcaCATCTCAATTGTCAAATCTCTTTTAAACGACTCCCAATTCTCACACAACCACTTGAAACCCTTCTCTCATCTCTCTTAAGCGACTCTTAATTCTCAAATCTCAATCGTATCACAATTTAGGGGTTTAGGGTTATAGTTTTCTATAATCTCTCTTAAACGAATAGTCACGTTACTCTTTTTTCCTAATTCTCATTCCAAAATAATGGTGAAACGGAAGCAATTGACATCAATATCAAGGAGGAAAAAGGCATCTAATAATATTTCAGTGAACGAGATGCAATTTACACCATCAAGACGGAAAAATGCATCaaaataatttgaggtaaatttctacaccaatcatacaaagaatacgagctaaaaaatacgagcacataagaatacgagttattaagataagaatacgagctaatatAAAAAAAATACGAGCTTAAATCACATAAGAATACGAattattaagataagaatacgagctaatacgagctattaagataagaatacgagctaatgaaAAAAGAATACAagcttaaaaatacgagcacataagaatacgagctattaagataagaatacgagctaatgtaaaaagaacaCGAGCTAACGTAAAAAAAATACGAGCttcaactattttcatgcattatAAATTTTGGATAAAAAATTTCCTTCAAGATGATGTTCACGAGTCACGTCATATGATTTGTTCCgcatagtcaattaattataataatttaagggaGAATGTGATTCATTAACTGGATGATAGAGGAAGATGAAAAGGAGTTAGAAAAATATTGAACCAGTCAGAGAGAGAAGGGCAATTGGATTGAAAATTGGATTACGTTAATTTTTTATTTCAAAAGTATTtgaaaaaagactaaaataacccTGGATATACAATAGcattgtacatccagttgtataatCTTGAAACTGTTAAATTGGCCTCATTATAAGGTCACCTCTTAACCTAATTTTGATGAAAAACCTTACAAAGGACGTAACTTTTCCTAATAAATTGGATAGAACCATAAATAATGATAGTATAAAAGCACAACTAACGTTATGTTTACTTATAAATGCTAAATCAATTGGGCTTTTACTAAAATTTGATATACGGGTGAAAAGAAGCTTTATTGATCAACATTTAATGACGATTTGATGAAGTTCGTTCACATCATAAAATCAGTCTAACTAATGAATTTAATGAGACATAATTCACTTCAGTCATTCAAACTCTCTACCTATAACTGTCACCTCTCAATCTTATTAATGCAACTTAACTTACTTCTTTAAGATAAGGTCATTTCTTTATTGTTCAGCGGGGACGACTATCGATCCTAGCTCCGCTACTGAAACAAGGTGTTAATATATACACTTCTATTTTGAGGTATACGACTGGGGGTGAACAAAGTTAGGTTCGGACTAGAAAAATGGACCAGATCGAATTATTTGGTCTGAACTCTTAACCAAACCTAGGATGCATTCATTTAGGTCTGGTCTTTAATCCTCGCTTATTGAAGTTTCAGTTTTCAGTCTGATCTAATCCAAAACAGTTTAATTTAGGTCCGGACCGGATAAATCGAATTTGATAATTTTTCAAGAATATATACTACAAGTATACTTTtatgaaagaaatgaaaaatTTATCTTACAAGGACATTACAACTTCAATATTAGtcattatttaaatttaatacttGTAgtttactccctccatttttttatatatacaaaagtatatataaaaagtatatttgttcaaaaaatataaaaatggtaccattaaattccttacgaaaaactctttcctatgagtatacatatcataatatttagtcttatattttaagagatattgaagagagaagggagtgtctcgaaatgtgagaaagtcatatataaaaaaacagagggagtattaTTCAACATTATATTTGATTTAGTGAATTTATATTCAGTTGTTTATTACATTTCGGTTTAAGACCAGACCTTATTGAATATTTCGGATTCTGTCTGCTAACTATCAAGATCCAACTTTTATGTCCGGTTTTCGGTTTGACAAATTTTTCATTTTTGGATCTTCAGTACGATCCAATTTAGTCCGGTCTGAGACCGAAGCTTACCCCCTAGGCTCTAGCCTACATGACTTACAACAACAAAGCCGAAAATAACCAGTTCATCAATAACAATTACGGAATACAACTTAATTTTGCTATACTAATTACTCCATTTAATCCAAGTATATATAGTAGCATTTGTGACGGTTCTGTCGTAGTTTTTACGTACTAATCGTTAGGTCGGATTAATTAAGATTAGTTAAGCTTATCCACTGCTAATTTCAGTAGTTCACGTGTATTAGTTGCCCTATGTACATCCAACCTGACGATTAACGTTAAAACAAGTTAATACGGTTGTTA contains:
- the LOC141658462 gene encoding uncharacterized protein LOC141658462 — encoded protein: MDEKTREMLKNLRCPPTKIIDSPPNEGNSPNSTAECDPRVNSYITHEQAGCDLEELKKTFWQESARVALQHYYEKQGIKLELFGEVSTGPIFIKGFSCFHLDFQAKPEDDGGFSPKKMFAEVFWSNKREAKVTFCGIMDPSDPELLKGCRHCGKKVLHPPGMKFFKPAKAFGLGASHG
- the LOC141658461 gene encoding E3 ubiquitin-protein ligase ATL4-like — its product is MTRRKLDTTTTTTTATTFPQQSSVSSSSSSSSSKDVNSSILITVLILAIAVILSASLYLLLRFLRRNRSSTTTDTTADGGAVFRHSLSTASEQSLRRVSPIINALPLFTYNNQRAGDCAVCLSKFENDDVLRLLPMCCHAFHAECIDTWLRSNLTCPLCRSPVILSEIDVIGKISGQRSGSFRVEIGNVSNRTTSTVSGEIHRTFSIGNSFDYVIAGEDDVVVEVGTPMTDYYKETEVMEEQQEALAAEVGSRDGGWLKDYLSYSLYPRTASFRGSGRMFFTGSSRRSTVEVNTGNGGGYEVDDANRLADEIHDLFGWLSGN